DNA from Lagenorhynchus albirostris chromosome 15, mLagAlb1.1, whole genome shotgun sequence:
tcttgtaaacacaaGAGATTGGAGTGAGGCATGCATTTACAAGCATCACCTGGATTGCTGGCACTAAGCAACCTTAAATGATCCCAGGTGTTGCTGCAGCTACAGAAGGTAGAAAAGGTTCTCCctcagaacctccagaaggaatcaactctgccaacaccttgattttggacttctagcctcctgaactgtgagataaatttctgttgtttatagccatctagtttgtggtactttgtagcatttaaatttttttatttatttatttttggctgcgttgggtctttgttgccgtacacaggctttctctagttgcagtgagtggggactactcttcgttgcggtgaacaggcttctctttgcggtggcttctctttgttgtggagcacgggctctaggcgtgcaggcttcagtagttgtggcttgcaggttccagagtgcaggctcagtagttgtggcgcatgggcttagttgctccccggtatgtggcatcttcctggacccggcctcgaacccatgtcccctgcactggcaggcagattcttaaccacagcaccaccagggaagcccctagtttgtgctactttgttatggcagcccttggAAATTAAATGTCATCCCAGTAGAATTGCTTGTCTTTTCCTGTACAATCTTCTCCTGCAGTTGTTTGCATTCATTCTTGGGTCTTCCATCCTTGTGATAAGAAATGGGTCATTATTCACGTTTGTACACTCAGTGTTGGGCGCTGGGTCTGGTTCACGTGAAGTGTGTAATGTTTCATGAAGAATGAGTAAATAGCAGAAATCAATACCctgaagaaattattttgttttttgtttctctcctcATGCCCCCTACCCTGACTAGGCTGTATCTCCATGACCGCAGGAACCCAGTTTTTTCAACAGTACCTGGGATGTAGTGGTTGCTCAACAATTATTATTTGCCTGAGTAAATGATTATATGACTGAATCAGtatggggagaagaggagaaagtttCCTGAAGGGGTTGATGGGCTTGTCTCAGCTCTCTACCACCTTTCAAGACATATTGAAGCCTATGTGcatgttttaatgtattttattttatttttaataaattcactcattcattcacttccatttctggctgcgttgggtcttcgccgCTGCGCGCAGGCCATCTCCAGCtgccgcgagcgggggccgctcctcgccacggtgcacgggcctcccaCTAGTTTTGCTGTTGCACCCCAAATTGCAAAAGTTACAGccatggaacttccctggtggctccgtggttaagaatccgcctgtccgggaagatcccacatgccgtgaagcccatgcaccacagctactgagcttgcactctagagcccacgagccacaactactgagcccatgtgccacaactactgaagcccgcacgcctagagcccttgctctgcaagaagccaccacagtgagaagcctgcacaaccgcaacgaagagcggcccccgctcgttgcaactagaggaAGGCTGCAcccatcaacaaagacccaacgcagccaaaaatagatgaataaataagtttatatacatacatattagaaatgaatatgccatttataaaaaatatgCCACAGTGTGTAAtgagtgcttagttaagatggacgGGCACTAGACTTGTACAATAAGTTATTTTGAGAGAGAACCATAACAGATAacatttattacagtatattgttataattgttctattttattattattgttaatctcttattatgcctaattaataaattaaactttatcataggtatgtatgtgtatgaaaATATAGTATACATAGGGCTCAGTAGATCCATAGTTTCAGGCagccactgggggtcttggaccCTACCCCCACCAAGGATAAATGGGGGAACTACTGTAATAAAATCGGTTTCACTGTTTTAACTAATGTCTGGCTAGTGTGTATATTTGACACTAGTTTTAGTGGAACCAAAcatcagtaatatatatatatttttaaacaagtttcttttctttttttaaaattaaattaattaaattaatttttggctgtgttgggtctttgttcctgtgcgagggctttctctagttgcggcgagtgggggccacacttcatcgcggtgcgctggcctctcactgtcgcggcctctcttgttgcagagcacaagctccagacgcgcaggctcagtagtgtggctcacgggcctagttgctccgcggcatgtgggaccttcccagaccagggctcagaacccgtgtcccctgcattggcaggcagattctcaaccactgcgtcaccagggaagcccaaacatcagtaatatttttaaaatctacttctTTGCCCAACTCGGTCTCAACAGAGAGAACTACCATTTTTGACAATTTCTCTCAATCAACCGAAGCTCTTTAAATACTATTAAATTAACATCCATCTTACTGatcttgtctttaaatttttgatattttgttcgaAGATTTCTTGCactaattttgcttttaaaaccaCTGCATTGAAATATGATTTATCTTGAATATTAAGCTTTTGGGGACCCCTGGAGCTTTGCACCTCCATTGCCATCCCCTCAGTGTCAAGAGTCTTCCGCACGTAAGAGGACTTCCCTATTCTGGCCCCTCACGCGCAGGCGCAGCGCGGGAGGCGCAGACTCGGCGGACCTCTTTCCCCGAAGCGCTGCACACGCCCTCGACTGGCCGGGACCAATCAGAGGCTGCGTTGTATGGCTCTCCTTGCCCCGACCCTTGCAGACCTTTCTTTAATTATCCAATAATAGCGGACCAgcgcccccacccccacaccccacGTGCTCCTGCCCAATTAGaaaggagggggcggggcctcagCTCTGCACAATCTCTTTGGGAAAGCGCAACTGCGTCATTCACCGAAAGTACTGCGGGCTGGGAGCTCCAGTAAGGAGCGGGTGTTCTGCGTTGCAGTAAGTGGCTCTGACTCTTTACCCCGAAATGGTATAAGGAGAAACTCAGGGGTTGGTGCCCGCCAAACCTGGGCAACTGGCGGGTCCCATGAGCCTTCCACATTTCACCTGATCCCGGTCCTTTTGGTCTCTGCCCCTTCTGTCTGCCCTTCCCGGTTAGGATGGGTCACGAGGTGTTCAAGATTCTTGGCTCTTGCTTCCACAGGCTGGGACCGTCGGAAGTCAAGGTCTGACTTCCAATCCGGAAATCCTTTAAAAAAGCGAGGTTGGCTGGGAAGCCAGTATCGCAAAAACAGGTGTACCCATCTTAGATTAAAGGCTCCTTTTACTCCAGTGCTGAGCCCTTGCTACTACTCAGTGTGATCCGAGGACCAGGCATCATTGCCTGGCTGATTGTTAGAAATGCGTAATCTCAGGCTCCATTCCAGACTTCCTGAGTCAGAATCTTCACTTTAACAACATTGCAGGTGATTTCTGTGCACGTTAATGTTTGAGAATCGTTGATTTAAGCTTCCCAAGATTTCTAGTCTAGGAGGCAATGTTGATGTATGTAATTGGCTGGTTCTGCAGACGTAAAGGAGATGTTAAGATTTGAGCCTTGTGAGTCAGACTCGGGATATTTATGACATCCCAGGCATCACCTACTACTTAATCAAGATGATATAGGTAGAAAACCTATGGTGAGCATGGGTATCTTGGAATGTGCAGAAGTATTCAGGAAAGGAAAACCAACCGATGTACACAGGAAGTGCTTAATCAACCTGAGGTTGAAAGACTAATAGgacagacacaagagggaagagatatgggaacatatgtatatgtatagctgattcactttgttataaagcagaacctaacacaccattgtaaagcaattatactgcaataaagatgttaaaaaaaagactaatagGATGTGTGTTAGGGATGAATGGATCTATTCATCAACTTGGCATCCCACCCACATCGTTTCTAACCAAGGAACTCACTTTATAATAAAAGGAATGTGGTAGACAGTTGTCAAGATGGTCCCCAGCGATCCTAGTCTTGTGTAATCCCTTCACATCCTGAATTGGGCTGACTTTGTGTCTTAATCCATTCGGGCTTCTGTAGcaaaataccatggactgggggcttccctggtggcacagtggttaagaatcttcctgccaatgcaagggacatgggtttgagccctggcctgggaagatctcacatgccacggagcaactaagcccatgtgccacaactactgagcctgagctctagggcctgcgagacacaactactgagcccacatgccacaactactgaagcctgcacacctagagcccatgctccgcaacaagagaagccacgacaatgagaagcccgtgcaccacaacgaagagtagcccccactcagcgCAACTAGATAAAATacctgcacagcaacgaagacccagcacagccaaaaccaTGGACTAGGTAGCTTAtacataacagaaatttatttttcacagttctggaggctggaaagtccaaaatcaagatgctgGCACATTTGTTGTCttgtgagagcccacttcctggttcatagatagcGGTTCCatctcacatggtggaagggacaagggagctttctcaggcctcttttataagggtactaatcctGTTGGTGAGGGCTCtcccctcatgacctaatcacttcccaaaggcttcaactcctaataccatcaccctGGGGgttgggatttcaacatatgaattttgtggggacacatTCAATCCGTAGCACTGTGTGAACTATAGGATGTTGTGGAAATGTTGCTGTTTAACTTCTGGAGCTCCCTCATAAAAGATATTGTGGCTTGTATCTTGCTGTCTTGAATCACTTGCTCAGGGGGAAACCAGCTACTTTGTTACAAGGACCTATCAAGTTAGCTTTATGGAGAAGTCCACGAGAGGAACTGAGGCTTCCTGCCAATAGCAATGTGAAGGAGCCATCTTGGACACTCATCCTCCACCCACGGTCAAGCTTTCAGATGACTGAGCCCCTGCAGATAACTTAACTGCAATCTCATGAGAAGCCCTGATCCAGAACCATTCAGCTAAACCATTACCAGATTCCCGACCCATAGGAACTGTGTGAgataaatgtttactgttttaaGTTGCAAAGTTTTGGTGTAACTTGTTACTTGACAATAGATGACTAATACAAGGGATAAGGCTAGTGTCCATAGGATTCTTTggcatttactttcttttttttaaaggactttggggggaaatttaaaaaatacattcatttggctgcacagggtcttaATTGTGACAGGcagggtcttcgttgtggtgtgtgggatctttagttggggcatgctggatctttagttgcagcatgtgggatctagttccctgaccggggatcaaacctggggcccctgcattgggagcacggagtcttaactgctggaccaccaggaaagtccgaGCATTTACTTTTACACCATCACCAGAAGCAGTTGACCTTATGGAACAGAGAAATGGTCTTTTAAAGACTCAACTTTGGTACCTCAATTTTTGATGTTACCCTGTAAGGTTAGGGTGCTGTTTTACAGGATACAGTATAAGTTTCATACCAGTGGACAATATGTGCTGAACTTTCTCCCAACCAGGAATTTATGGGGCAAGGAAACAAGAGGTAAAAGTGGGCACCTCTTTTTGTAATACCTAATGATCTACTTgcaaaattttgctttttatccCAGCAACACTGGGCTCTGAAGAGACTTCTTGCTGGCCAATTTGGGCTCCTTTTGCTACTTGGATAAACTGACCAAAAGGAGATTCTAATATTGTTATAACTTTGACTATCAGTAGAAAATAGTTTTTCTGCTACACAGTGGTAGCAGAGAGGATAATGGATGAAAAGATCTCCTTGAGAGGATTCTGGAATTGCCATGTCCAGTGATGGCAGTTAATGAAAGACTAGGACAATCTTATATGGGCAAGATCATAAGGATGTCAGATCTCTCCCACACGAGAATTAAAGTCactattcagatttttaaaatcttgcgTAGCTGAGATGCTGGCTAAAGATAAAGGGAACATGAATTAGATTGTAGTTAAGGAAcattattaatatcaattaattgTTCATGACTACCTGTGGAAATGAAGATTACATTATCAGTcatattttcctccttcctttgttacctatatatttatgtattttagcTACctagctttcttcttttctctcccttcctccctctgttttacatatacataggATATGTAGTTATTGGTTAGCTTTCAGGTTTGATTCCGAAGTTATAGAATGTCAGGATGGGATCATGATTGGATCAGGAAAGATCTTGGTTTGGGACCTGGATACAGTAACTGATGGGATTTTGAGTTGCTCCCCTGTTGTGAGAAGGATAGTTGTATTATGTTAGACCAGAGAATTGCTATTCTACTGAAGGGTAAGTTGGTAAGAGGGATGTGTGTTAATGTTATACAACTGGAGGGGTGGATTCTAGTGGgcatttatcttgttttttgGCTTCCCAACTTCTGTGACCCCTTCCAAAGCTCAGGTAATACCCTACTTCATCATTCTTGTTGGGAAGAAAAGCCTACTTCTTCCTGTATCACAGGAAACCCTGAATAACTTATCTCACAGCCCCTGTAGCAGCTAAGCTGTGGGCATGTGCCTACCCATTAGATATCCTGACTCAGCCTTTGACACAAAGAAAGGGAGACACGGAGGAAATTTTTCTAGCAGTGGCAGCCATTGCAGCAAAATGGATACCCGGGTAACAGTGCTACTGGTGGCACCCTATGTCCAGTGGCTAGCTGTGTCAGAGCCATGAACTGTAAGATTTATGCTTGGAGGCAGCAGGAACATGCTAATCAAACCTGTGCTGTGGTATGATTTGGGCACCGAGTGACCTCCTGAGCCTGCTTCTCCAGTTGCTCCGTGGTTTTGAAGTATGAGCTATCATTTTCAAGAAATCCTTTTCTGTTTAATCAGCATGactttggttttattattttcatctaaGAACTACCACAATGTAACCAATCATCAGAAAAGGACTTGAACCCTGAACTGGGCCACCACTAGTACTCTTTCCATCTCAtcattatttctctctctgtgtgtgcatttttGGCCTTTCTGCATAGACTTTTGCTTCTCCATCTATGGGGCAGTCAGGAGAGAGTTGCAAGCTTCTGGATTTCCACATCCAGGCCAAGTCATACTGAGAATGACCCGCAGGTCCGCAGCCTCAGTGCCAGGTTCCCAAATCCAATCGTGAATCCTCACTGGGCAGGAGGTGGTGGACTATAAATTGGGCTGCTGGAGCTCACACCCCTGTGACTCTGTGGATTGGGGACCATCCTCAGAAAAGGGTGATCCACTGTGAGCTGCAAAGACATCTCCAAAGAAGTCTACTCTGGGAGCCTGGAGTTTCTCAATCCTGGTATGCTGTGCTCTCTGATACATCTCTCCCACGAGGCTAATCCTTTACATCAAATGCTTTACAGGATTAAGCACAACTCTGTACTTccacccccacccaaccccaGCATCCCCGTCTGCAAATGCATCACTAGCTCTAATCAGTAAATGACTGGATAGATATTAGGGGTTGACTCAGATAACACTGCAATAACCCCAGTTTCTGAgctaagaaaatgagaagaaaaatcttttaataacTGAACTTTCAAATACATAAACATAAGCCCAGATCAGCAAGGTGATGAATTTGGAAATCTCAGGGAGTTTTCTCTGGGACTTCTTCCACCCAGATTGCTTTATCTCCAAGTTTTGACCCAGGAGTTAGATCATATGCTTTGGCATTCATCATGGTTGGGCTCATGGGGACCAGGAAATAGGTGGGACAATCACTTTCTGCTTGTCTCTAATAAGGCTCTCAGGGAATCTGGTCCCAGTGGCCATGGAGGCTACTGTAAATATCCATCTCTGATACCCCCAAACATCCTGCACGGAGAGCTAAGGCCATGAATCTCCGCTCCTCATTTGCTTAGGACCTACCTATATTTCCAAGACTTTCCAAACCTTATAATAAAGAGGAGCACTGTCCAGTTCCTCAAAGGTGAAGAACACTTGATAGCAACAGCACGAACTTCTCCCAGGTAAGATTGTAACAGTGGGGATGTCAATATTTCTTTACTTATGGgtgaagttctttttttaaaaaaaaattgatttatttattttaggctgcgttgggtcttcttttttgcgcgcgggctttctctagttgcggcgaacaggggctactcttcatgtgGTCTTTGGGcttatcattgcagtggcttcccttgttgcggagcacgggttctaggcacgcgggcttcagtagttgtggctcacgggctgtagagcgcaggctcagtagttgtggtgcgtgggtttagcTGTtctaaggcatgtgggatctttccggaccagggctcgaacccatgtcccctgcattggcaggtggattcttaatcactgtgccactagggaagtccccggCGAAGTTCTCTGAAGAACCTCCTTTGTTAAATCTTCCAGATCCAGGGAGTAGTAGTAAAAGTCCTGAATCCCTCATCTGTTGCTTGTGATAAACCCAGTACCAATGagctgtttctcttctctctacgATCTACTAAGTGGGCAAAAGCCTGGGAATGTTCATAGAGATGCACATAATGTCAGGGAAGGACtgtgtatgtgcctgtgtgttgtttttatgttgtatttcatataattaaaaaaattagtccAGTGGAACCAGCATCATCTAGGACTGGAGGTCAGAAGTTGAGGGTTTAGGGATTAGGGGCAGATTCTGACTGAGCAACTCTAATGTAGGTTTTATTAACATGACCATGGCTGGAGCTTGGGTTATTGCACCCAAACCCTTTGCTTCTAGGTTTCTGACTTCTGCTTCTCTTCTCTGCATCTGAGTCCAGCCCCATGGGAGAGACAAACCAGTCAAGTAACTCTGAGTTCCTCCTCCTGGGACTCTCCAGGCAGCCCTAGCAGCAGCAGCTCCTCTTCGTGCTCTTCCTGAGCATGTAACTGGCCACAGTCTTGGGAAACCTGCTCATCCTCTTGGCCATCAGCACGGACTCCCACTTGCACATCCCCATGTCCTTCTTCCTCTGCAACCTGTCCTTCGTGGATATCTGCTTCTCCTCCACCACTGTCCCCAAGATGCTGGCCAACCACATACTCAGGAAGCAGACCATCCCCTTCTCTAGGTGTCTCACGCAGATGTATTTTGTTTTCACGTTCATGGACATGGACAATTTCCTCTTGGCTGTGATGGCCTATGACCACTTTGTTGCTGTATGCCACCCCTTACGCTACTACGCAAAGATAACCCACCAGCTCTGTGCCCTGCTGGTTACTGGATCGTGGGTCATTGCCAACCTGGATATGCTGTTGCATACCCTGCTGATGGCTTGACTCTCATTCTGTGCAGACAATGCCATCCCCCACTTCTTCTGTGATGTGACCACACTCCTGAAACTCTCCTGCTCTGATACACACCTCAGTGAggtgatgattctaattgaagcACGGCCAGTAATGAGCACCCCATTTGTTTGCATCCTGGTATCATATATCCTTATCAACTGTGCTGTCCTGAGAGTCCAGTCCACAAAGGGAAGATGGAAAACCTTCTCCACCTGTGGCTCCCAGCTGGCTATGGTTTTCCTCTTCTATGGCACCATGATATTTCTGTATTTCAACCCTTTATCCTCCCACTCAGCTGAGATAGACATAGCAGCTGCTGCGATGCGATGTCTCTATGGTGACTCCCATGCTGAACCCCTTCATCTACAGCCTGAGAAACCAGGACATAAAAGAGGCTCTTGGAAAAGTGGTTGCTATTAATTTTTTCTACCCAGTAGTGAAATAGACTAAGAAAATCATGGAGGGAACTAATTTATAAGaaaatcatgtttttgtttttttgattatgCAAAAGTTAACATTTGTCTTTTGTAAGAGAATCATCTACTATCTGTCTTGGGAGTACAAAACTTGATACAGCCTCTTCAGGTTAAAGATGGAAAGAGAGATCCTTGTACCAAATAACTTGACTATTCCAACCGTCAGTGCCCTCCAGCTAAAACCCATTAGAGCACACCTCTTGTTGAATAAGTTGCGTTTATTACTCATGTAACAAGGGAGTTACATATACCATGGGGGGAATAGTGAGGTATCTTAGTAGGAAGGTGCTCAAAAGGACTTATTAAAAGACTTGGGATTGTATGAGGTGATTTTGGTAAGGATTGGGTCTTTGCTCTGGattcaaagatgtcacaaagtgAGGGTAATTTTGGTTCActatcttaatatattttatctagaAGGAGGGAAAACTAGACTGAGGCCAAAGCTGTGATTGGCAAAGAAGTAGCAGTCACTCATATCCACCAGCACAGGGGGAGTTTGGTCATTTTTGTGGCTTGGACAGTGTTCATGTTTTAGTGTTCACATGCTTACAGAGTGGTCTTCTTTTGTCTTACTTTGTAACAGTCACAGAATGGCCTTGTGTGACACTGATATTCTGTGCAACTCTCTTGTGTTCATCAAAAAAGCACcaagcaaagtagc
Protein-coding regions in this window:
- the LOC132506251 gene encoding LOW QUALITY PROTEIN: olfactory receptor 1F1 (The sequence of the model RefSeq protein was modified relative to this genomic sequence to represent the inferred CDS: deleted 1 base in 1 codon; substituted 3 bases at 3 genomic stop codons) — translated: MGETNQSSNSEFLLLGLSRQPXQQQLLFVLFLSMXLATVLGNLLILLAISTDSHLHIPMSFFLCNLSFVDICFSSTTVPKMLANHILRKQTIPFSRCLTQMYFVFTFMDMDNFLLAVMAYDHFVAVCHPLRYYAKITHQLCALLVTGSWVIANLDMLLHTLLMAXLSFCADNAIPHFFCDVTTLLKLSCSDTHLSEVMILIEARPVMSTPFVCILVSYILINCAVLRVQSTKGRWKTFSTCGSQLAMVFLFYGTMIFLYFNPLSSHSAEIDIAAAAMRVSMVTPMLNPFIYSLRNQDIKEALGKVVAINFFYPVVK